A single genomic interval of Homo sapiens chromosome 7, GRCh38.p14 Primary Assembly harbors:
- the GPR22 gene encoding G-protein coupled receptor 22: MCFSPILEINMQSESNITVRDDIDDINTNMYQPLSYPLSFQVSLTGFLMLEIVLGLGSNLTVLVLYCMKSNLINSVSNIITMNLHVLDVIICVGCIPLTIVILLLSLESNTALICCFHEACVSFASVSTAINVFAITLDRYDISVKPANRILTMGRAVMLMISIWIFSFFSFLIPFIEVNFFSLQSGNTWENKTLLCVSTNEYYTELGMYYHLLVQIPIFFFTVVVMLITYTKILQALNIRIGTRFSTGQKKKARKKKTISLTTQHEATDMSQSSGGRNVVFGVRTSVSVIIALRRAVKRHRERRERQKRVFRMSLLIISTFLLCWTPISVLNTTILCLGPSDLLVKLRLCFLVMAYGTTIFHPLLYAFTRQKFQKVLKSKMKKRVVSIVEADPLPNNAVIHNSWIDPKRNKKITFEDSEIREKCLVPQVVTD, translated from the coding sequence ATgtgtttttctcccattctggaaaTCAACATGCAGTCTGAATCTAACATTACAGTGCGAGATGACATTGATGACATCAACACCAATATGTACCAACCACTATCATATCCGTTAAGCTTTCAAGTGTCTCTCACCGGATTTCTTATGTTAGAAATTGTGTTGGGACTTGGCAGCAACCTCACTGTATTGGTACTTTACTGCATGAAATCCAACTTAATCAACTCTGTCAGTAACATTATTACAATGAATCTTCATGTACTTGATGTAATAATTTGTGTGGGATGTATTCCTCTAACTATAGTTATCCTTCTGCTTTCACTGGAGAGTAACACTGCTCTCATTTGCTGTTTCCATGAGGCTTGTGTATCTTTTGCAAGTGTCTCAACAGCAATCAACGTTTTTGCTATCACTTTGGACAGATATGACATCTCTGTAAAACCTGCAAACCGAATTCTGACAATGGGCAGAGCTGTAATGTTAATGATATccatttggattttttcttttttctctttcctgattccTTTTATTGAGGTAAATTTTTTCAGTCTTCAAAGTGGAAATACCTGGGAAAACAAGACACTTTTATGTGTCAGTACAAATGAATACTACACTGAACTGGGAATGTATTATCACCTGTTAGTACAGATCCCAATATTCTTTTTCACTGTTGTAGTAATGTTAATCACATACACCAAAATACTTCAGGCTCTTAATATTCGAATAGGCACAAGATTTTCAACAGGgcagaagaagaaagcaagaaagaaaaagacaatttctCTAACCACACAACATGAGGCTACAGACATGTCACAAAGCAGTGGTGGGAGAAATGTAGTCTTTGGTGTAAGAACTTCAGTTTCTGTAATAATTGCCCTCCGGCGAGCTGTGAAACGACACCGTGAACGACGAGAAAGACAAAAGAGAGTCTTCAGGATGTCTTTATTGATTATTTCTACATTTCTTCTCTGCTGGACAccaatttctgttttaaataccACCATTTTATGTTTAGGCCCAAGTGACCTTTTAGTAAAATTAAGATTGTGTTTTTTAGTCATGGCTTATGGAACAACTATATTTCACCCTCTATTATATGCATTCACTAGACAAAAATTTCAAAAGGTcttgaaaagtaaaatgaaaaagcgAGTTGTTTCTATAGTAGAAGCTGATCCCCTGCCTAATAATGCTGTAATACACAACTCTTGGATAGAtcctaaaagaaacaaaaaaattacctttgaAGATagtgaaataagagaaaaatgtttagtGCCTCAGGTTGTCACAGACTAG